One Synechococcus sp. PROS-9-1 DNA window includes the following coding sequences:
- a CDS encoding DUF2301 domain-containing membrane protein has translation MTTNSMARAEQSEPSFEGMYGLYCITLQDQREVQLYRICLLICGLSFSAGLGQWILVGPQLAPLWLMPLSVSLGLALRWIHIYLRPLHQALQLFWAAGCIGWLVLAIQAGPSDIFNTLESQRLWTLAIGPLFAALAGIGFKEFFCFRRPEAIGLTLLLPVALLGHLSGLIAGPAAISMMAISSALLVILALRKFGMEAAADVGDKSVFAYLEDLRKAKST, from the coding sequence ATGACGACCAACAGCATGGCAAGAGCAGAGCAATCAGAACCCAGCTTTGAGGGCATGTATGGCCTTTATTGCATCACTCTTCAAGATCAGCGAGAGGTTCAGCTCTACAGAATCTGCTTGCTGATCTGTGGGCTGAGCTTCAGTGCCGGACTCGGACAATGGATCCTCGTAGGACCCCAGCTAGCGCCCCTATGGCTGATGCCCCTTTCTGTATCACTTGGCCTGGCCTTGCGCTGGATTCACATCTATTTGCGCCCTCTCCATCAAGCCCTTCAACTGTTTTGGGCCGCGGGATGCATCGGCTGGCTGGTCTTAGCCATCCAGGCCGGTCCATCCGACATTTTCAACACACTCGAGAGCCAACGTCTTTGGACCCTGGCGATTGGTCCCCTGTTTGCAGCCCTAGCAGGCATCGGCTTCAAGGAATTCTTTTGCTTCAGACGTCCAGAAGCAATCGGACTCACCCTGCTTCTGCCAGTGGCACTCCTCGGTCATTTGAGTGGCCTGATTGCAGGGCCAGCAGCAATCAGCATGATGGCGATTTCCTCGGCTCTTCTTGTGATTCTTGCGTTACGCAAATTCGGGATGGAGGCCGCTGCTGACGTCGGCGATAAGAGCGTATTTGCTTATCTGGAAGACCTGCGTAAGGCCAAGAGCACGTGA
- a CDS encoding DUF389 domain-containing protein, protein MASIEPSKLDRMKRSFRSDAELDEVFIVLSIGAGLIATLGLLANSPAVVIGAMVVAPWIMPLRAAAFAVLFGDIPLLARSLRTLLVGVCTTTVLSILLGKLAGLPQFGSEVAARTSPNLLDLGIALVAGGLATYAKLRSDAVSSLAGTAIAVALVPPVCVMGLLLSNAYWEDALGAGLLFATNLLGILTGGLVLMACMDSDFRQELKRSHLGAANFALTGLLLIPLGTSFFNLLGQARNENTRDSVEKTIEQFLTRETLTFGDKKKIDVERVDIDWRQNPPVVRVIVRVLDPELPTFKQVSAVQEEINKRQGLRFRLVVERTAIDIVGPKEKPNVQSPISLQLIDSTIEPADDTKPVDNTRPFKEVPQIEDVPFLDNMQIPEKRKKNHLDSTAELEEIKAPEVPLDNQTTVKPLN, encoded by the coding sequence ATGGCCAGCATCGAACCCAGCAAGCTCGATCGCATGAAACGCAGCTTTAGAAGCGATGCGGAACTCGATGAAGTGTTCATCGTGCTGAGTATCGGTGCAGGGCTGATCGCAACCCTGGGTTTGCTCGCCAACAGCCCCGCCGTCGTGATTGGCGCGATGGTTGTGGCTCCATGGATCATGCCGCTAAGAGCCGCCGCTTTTGCCGTGCTCTTTGGTGACATCCCCTTGCTCGCCCGTTCCTTACGGACGTTGTTGGTGGGCGTGTGCACCACCACTGTCTTGTCAATTCTGCTTGGCAAGCTGGCCGGGTTACCTCAATTTGGCTCGGAAGTCGCAGCGCGTACATCGCCAAACCTTCTGGACTTAGGGATCGCTCTTGTGGCCGGTGGACTGGCCACTTACGCGAAGCTACGCAGTGATGCCGTGAGCTCGCTCGCAGGAACGGCGATTGCAGTTGCGCTTGTACCGCCGGTCTGCGTGATGGGCCTACTTCTATCCAATGCCTACTGGGAGGACGCATTGGGAGCGGGTCTCCTATTTGCCACCAACCTTCTTGGAATTTTGACCGGGGGATTAGTCCTGATGGCCTGCATGGATTCTGACTTTCGCCAAGAACTCAAGCGAAGCCATTTAGGAGCCGCAAACTTTGCACTCACCGGTTTATTACTGATTCCGCTAGGGACTAGTTTTTTCAATCTTCTTGGCCAAGCAAGAAACGAAAATACACGCGATTCAGTGGAAAAGACCATTGAACAATTTCTGACGCGCGAGACCTTAACCTTTGGAGATAAGAAGAAAATTGATGTCGAGAGAGTTGATATCGACTGGAGACAAAACCCACCGGTCGTCCGAGTTATCGTGCGTGTTTTAGACCCAGAACTTCCAACTTTCAAACAAGTTTCAGCTGTTCAAGAAGAGATTAATAAAAGGCAAGGACTGCGATTTCGACTTGTCGTTGAACGCACAGCTATTGATATCGTAGGCCCCAAAGAGAAGCCCAATGTTCAAAGCCCAATCTCCCTACAACTAATCGACTCAACTATTGAGCCAGCTGATGACACAAAACCCGTTGACAATACGAGGCCATTCAAAGAAGTGCCTCAAATTGAAGACGTACCTTTTCTCGATAATATGCAAATCCCCGAGAAGAGAAAGAAAAACCACCTCGACTCAACGGCTGAGCTTGAAGAAATCAAGGCACCAGAAGTACCTCTTGACAATCAAACAACTGTGAAACCCTTGAATTAA
- a CDS encoding HIT family protein: protein MAINPHTPPPVNSIDCSEHCAICELHSDVQHLREVEIWRNRHWLLRHHPHPSPLLGWCLLDARRHLAGAIDFLGDEADEWGTVVQQASKLVKTVSGCDRVYLIAFGEGARHLHLHLIPRFQEDQRSAAWSVADLYRDVEAGRQRLVQTENVQEFLVTARLLAQNGFMSGPNKS, encoded by the coding sequence ATGGCAATCAATCCACACACGCCTCCTCCTGTTAATTCGATTGATTGTTCAGAGCACTGTGCGATTTGTGAGCTTCACTCCGATGTTCAACATCTTCGTGAAGTAGAGATCTGGCGCAATCGCCATTGGCTCTTGCGTCATCATCCCCATCCTTCTCCGCTGCTCGGTTGGTGTTTGCTCGATGCACGTCGCCATCTTGCTGGTGCGATCGACTTTCTGGGAGATGAAGCCGATGAATGGGGAACAGTCGTTCAGCAAGCTTCCAAACTCGTTAAGACGGTGAGTGGTTGCGACCGGGTCTACTTGATTGCCTTCGGTGAGGGTGCTCGTCATCTCCACCTGCATCTCATCCCTCGGTTTCAGGAGGATCAGCGCAGCGCGGCATGGAGTGTGGCTGATCTCTATCGCGATGTAGAAGCTGGTAGACAGCGCCTTGTTCAGACTGAAAATGTTCAAGAATTTCTTGTGACTGCTCGCCTTCTCGCTCAGAATGGTTTCATGAGTGGACCTAATAAGAGTTAA
- a CDS encoding ABC transporter ATP-binding protein yields the protein MAGVRFEALSKNYPSRGGGRPVEVIRDLSLSIADGEFLVLVGPSGCGKSTLLRLMAGLEAPSSGEILVGDQPVSGLRPAKRNVAMVFQSYALYPHLSVRDNLAFGLRRSQQRTSLQQLQDQLHRNTRHLPAALRISSHREQQLEKRIQDVAQSLELDQLLDRRPKELSGGQKQRVALGRAMARKPEVFLMDEPLSNLDAKLRGSTRARIVDLQRQLGTTTIYVTHDQVEAMTMGHRIAVLNQGHLQQLGTPMELYRWPSNLFVAQFIGSPPMNVLPVHVGPGATLMLNDRRLNVEEPTRALLQPLEGQRLSGGIRPEQLHVAPATNRNLPAEVSHSEVLGNEQLLTCRLLDGDHLVQVRADPSLNVSIGGSIHLEADPDGWRLFDEAGDAIALPEPPPADTAEPQLPQLS from the coding sequence TTGGCCGGAGTTCGCTTCGAGGCACTCAGCAAGAACTATCCGTCCCGTGGGGGGGGCAGGCCTGTTGAGGTGATTCGTGATCTCTCGCTCAGCATCGCCGACGGCGAATTTCTTGTGCTCGTTGGTCCCTCTGGCTGCGGCAAAAGCACGCTTCTGCGACTGATGGCAGGCCTGGAAGCCCCCAGCTCTGGAGAGATCCTGGTAGGAGACCAACCCGTATCTGGCCTAAGGCCAGCGAAGCGCAATGTGGCGATGGTGTTTCAAAGCTATGCGCTCTATCCGCATCTGAGCGTTCGTGACAACTTGGCCTTCGGCCTGAGGAGAAGCCAACAGCGCACGAGTTTGCAACAGCTCCAGGATCAACTTCATCGCAACACACGTCATCTCCCTGCTGCGCTAAGGATCTCCTCGCATCGAGAGCAGCAGCTCGAGAAGCGCATCCAGGATGTAGCGCAATCTCTCGAATTAGATCAGCTCCTCGATCGACGACCGAAGGAACTATCTGGCGGACAAAAACAACGGGTGGCCCTTGGTCGGGCCATGGCCCGCAAGCCAGAGGTGTTCCTTATGGATGAACCGCTGAGCAATCTCGACGCAAAATTGCGCGGGAGCACTCGCGCGCGGATCGTTGACCTCCAGCGCCAACTCGGGACCACCACCATCTACGTCACCCATGACCAGGTGGAAGCGATGACCATGGGCCACCGCATCGCCGTGCTCAATCAAGGACACCTGCAGCAACTGGGAACTCCGATGGAGTTGTATCGCTGGCCGTCCAATCTGTTTGTGGCCCAATTCATCGGCAGCCCACCGATGAACGTGCTGCCCGTGCATGTCGGGCCTGGTGCCACGTTGATGCTCAACGACAGACGCCTCAACGTGGAGGAGCCCACCAGGGCCCTACTTCAGCCCCTCGAAGGCCAACGGCTGAGCGGAGGGATCCGTCCTGAGCAACTGCATGTTGCACCAGCAACCAACCGAAATCTTCCAGCGGAAGTGAGTCACAGTGAGGTTTTAGGGAACGAACAACTGCTCACCTGCCGCCTGCTGGACGGGGACCACCTCGTGCAGGTGAGAGCCGATCCAAGCCTGAACGTTTCGATTGGAGGATCGATTCACTTAGAAGCCGATCCAGATGGCTGGCGGTTATTTGATGAGGCTGGGGACGCCATTGCTTTACCAGAGCCCCCTCCAGCCGATACCGCTGAGCCTCAACTTCCCCAGCTGAGCTGA
- the cgtA gene encoding Obg family GTPase CgtA, whose translation MQFIDQARISVRGGRGGDGIMAFRREKYVPAGGPSGGDGGQGADVVLEADSNLQTLLDFKYKRLFAAIDGRRGGPNRCTGASGPPLVIKVPCGTEVRHMSTGIMLGDLTTPGERLTVAFGGRGGLGNAHYLSNRNRAPEKFTEGRDGEEWRLQLELKLLAEVGIIGLPNAGKSTLISVLSAARPKIADYPFTTLIPNLGVVRRPTGDGTVFADIPGLIAGAAQGAGLGHDFLRHIERTRLLIHLVDGGAEDPLLDLRVVEKELEAYGHGLVERPRILVINKQELIQQEDLDAIVSALTDASGRTPLLISAAMSRGLNQMLDCVWSELGI comes from the coding sequence GTGCAGTTCATCGACCAAGCGCGCATTTCCGTGCGGGGTGGCCGTGGTGGTGACGGCATCATGGCCTTCCGTCGAGAAAAATATGTTCCAGCGGGAGGACCTTCTGGTGGTGATGGAGGCCAGGGCGCGGATGTGGTGTTGGAGGCAGATTCCAACCTGCAAACCCTTTTGGATTTCAAATACAAACGGCTGTTCGCAGCGATTGATGGGCGCCGGGGAGGTCCGAATCGCTGCACTGGGGCATCAGGTCCGCCCTTGGTGATCAAGGTGCCATGTGGCACTGAGGTTCGTCATATGAGTACGGGAATCATGCTCGGTGACCTCACGACACCTGGAGAACGTCTCACCGTGGCGTTTGGGGGTCGGGGCGGGCTGGGCAATGCCCATTACCTGAGCAATCGAAATCGTGCTCCAGAAAAATTCACGGAGGGTCGTGACGGCGAAGAATGGCGATTGCAGCTGGAGCTCAAGCTGTTAGCCGAAGTGGGGATTATTGGGCTTCCAAATGCAGGGAAAAGCACGCTGATCAGTGTTTTATCTGCTGCTCGACCCAAAATTGCCGACTACCCGTTCACAACCCTGATTCCGAATCTTGGTGTGGTGCGCCGCCCGACAGGAGACGGCACCGTTTTCGCTGATATCCCAGGTTTAATTGCTGGTGCAGCCCAGGGCGCGGGGTTGGGCCACGATTTTCTCCGCCATATCGAACGCACCCGACTCCTCATTCACCTTGTGGATGGCGGCGCCGAAGATCCCTTGTTGGATCTGCGCGTTGTTGAAAAGGAGCTTGAAGCCTATGGACATGGGCTGGTTGAGCGCCCAAGAATTCTGGTCATTAACAAGCAGGAGCTCATTCAGCAAGAGGATCTGGACGCGATCGTTTCAGCTCTGACTGATGCCAGCGGACGCACTCCTCTCCTGATCTCGGCGGCGATGAGTCGTGGGTTGAATCAGATGTTGGATTGTGTCTGGAGCGAATTGGGGATCTAG
- a CDS encoding glutathione S-transferase C-terminal domain-containing protein: MAIHPLIVRSARQGWRWQWLRLMGGLGPADQGGHYRRPTSTPMQTLVLGAKELEARESTTKPHLIVGRSCPWAHRVWLVFQLRGLSASINLLMADADHDEGRWRLEPTWLGCDSLLDLYKLCGAPPSYRATVPVMVDPGASASDQPRLLGNDSTPLSAALCSWPAEATALNLAPSALKPSIASWQELIQPSINDGVYRCGFARNQRAFDQASQALFSALEQVEESLQTKGAWLCGEQLTLADVRLFPTLIRWEMVYAPLFGCSAKPLWMFPALWSWRQRFFELPGVSESCDSQKWKQDYFGALFPLNPSGIVPDSPDLSRLIGAEVAKPE, translated from the coding sequence ATGGCGATCCATCCACTGATTGTGCGCAGCGCTCGTCAAGGATGGCGCTGGCAATGGCTCCGCTTGATGGGAGGACTAGGCCCTGCCGATCAAGGTGGTCACTATCGGCGCCCAACCAGCACGCCGATGCAAACCCTCGTCTTAGGGGCGAAGGAGCTTGAAGCAAGAGAAAGCACGACAAAACCCCACCTGATCGTTGGCCGAAGTTGCCCATGGGCGCATCGTGTCTGGCTGGTGTTTCAACTGCGAGGACTCAGCGCAAGCATCAACCTGCTGATGGCCGATGCCGATCACGACGAAGGGCGATGGCGACTGGAGCCGACCTGGCTTGGCTGCGACAGCCTCCTTGATCTTTACAAGCTGTGCGGGGCACCTCCCAGCTACCGAGCCACGGTGCCAGTCATGGTTGATCCGGGTGCAAGCGCATCCGATCAACCCCGATTGCTGGGAAATGACAGCACCCCCCTGAGCGCAGCACTGTGTTCATGGCCAGCAGAGGCGACGGCACTCAATCTCGCCCCAAGCGCATTGAAACCTTCGATTGCTTCATGGCAGGAGTTGATCCAACCCTCGATCAACGACGGCGTCTATCGATGCGGATTTGCACGGAACCAAAGGGCCTTTGATCAAGCCAGCCAAGCCTTGTTCTCAGCTTTGGAGCAAGTGGAGGAAAGCTTGCAAACCAAAGGAGCATGGCTCTGCGGCGAGCAACTCACGCTGGCGGACGTCCGTCTTTTTCCCACTTTGATCCGCTGGGAAATGGTCTATGCCCCCCTATTTGGCTGTAGCGCCAAGCCGCTTTGGATGTTTCCAGCACTTTGGAGTTGGCGTCAACGATTTTTTGAGCTTCCTGGAGTCAGTGAGAGTTGCGACAGCCAAAAGTGGAAACAGGATTATTTCGGAGCACTGTTCCCCCTCAACCCAAGTGGAATTGTTCCAGATAGCCCTGATCTGAGCAGACTGATCGGAGCGGAAGTGGCAAAACCAGAATGA
- the psbA gene encoding photosystem II q(b) protein, which translates to MTTTIQQRSGANGWQQFCEWVTSTNNRLYVGWFGVLMIPTLLAATTCFIVAFIAAPPVDIDGIREPVAGSLMYGNNIISGAVVPSSNAIGLHFYPIWEAASLDEWLYNGGPFQLVVFHFLIGIYAYMGREWELSYRLGMRPWICVAYSAPVAAASAVFLVYPFGQGSFSDAMPLGISGTFNYMLVFQAEHNILMHPFHMLGVAGVFGGSLFSAMHGSLVTSSLVRETTETESQNYGYKFGQEEETYNIVAAHGYFGRLIFQYASFNNSRSLHFFLAAWPVVGIWFTALGVSTMAFNLNGFNFNQSILDGQGRVLNTWADVLNRAGLGMEVMHERNAHNFPLDLAAAESTPVALQAPAIG; encoded by the coding sequence ATGACTACCACCATCCAGCAGCGCTCCGGCGCTAACGGCTGGCAGCAGTTCTGTGAGTGGGTCACCTCCACCAACAACCGTCTTTATGTCGGTTGGTTCGGTGTTCTGATGATCCCCACACTGCTTGCCGCTACCACTTGCTTCATCGTTGCTTTTATCGCCGCACCTCCGGTTGATATCGACGGCATCCGCGAGCCTGTTGCAGGTTCACTGATGTATGGCAACAACATCATCTCTGGTGCTGTTGTTCCTTCCAGCAACGCTATTGGCTTGCACTTCTACCCAATCTGGGAAGCTGCCTCACTCGACGAGTGGCTCTACAACGGCGGTCCTTTCCAACTGGTTGTTTTCCACTTCCTGATCGGCATCTACGCCTATATGGGACGTGAGTGGGAACTTTCCTACCGCTTGGGCATGCGCCCTTGGATCTGTGTTGCATACAGCGCACCTGTTGCTGCTGCATCTGCAGTGTTCCTGGTCTACCCCTTCGGTCAGGGTTCGTTCTCTGACGCCATGCCTTTGGGCATCTCTGGAACCTTCAACTACATGTTGGTCTTCCAGGCTGAGCACAACATCCTGATGCACCCCTTCCACATGCTTGGAGTGGCTGGTGTCTTCGGTGGTTCACTGTTCTCCGCCATGCACGGTTCATTGGTGACCTCCTCCTTGGTTCGTGAAACAACCGAGACCGAGTCCCAGAACTACGGCTATAAGTTCGGCCAAGAAGAAGAGACGTACAACATCGTGGCTGCTCACGGCTACTTCGGTCGCCTGATCTTCCAATACGCCTCCTTCAACAACAGCCGTAGCCTTCACTTCTTCCTTGCAGCCTGGCCTGTTGTCGGCATCTGGTTCACCGCTCTTGGCGTGTCAACCATGGCCTTCAACTTGAACGGCTTCAACTTCAACCAGTCGATCCTTGATGGTCAGGGCCGCGTCCTGAACACCTGGGCCGATGTTCTTAACAGAGCTGGACTTGGCATGGAAGTGATGCACGAGCGCAACGCTCATAACTTCCCTCTCGACCTGGCTGCTGCTGAGTCCACACCTGTGGCTCTTCAGGCACCTGCAATCGGTTGA
- a CDS encoding DUF3493 domain-containing protein: protein MSDRDSQRQLDPELKARLLQEARTPWRSLRRLLWLALFASGGLGLFVMTFRVTAGNDVVLSDLVIQISAVALFGSLLWFDRTREP from the coding sequence TTGAGCGACCGCGACTCTCAACGACAGTTGGATCCAGAACTGAAGGCGCGGCTCTTACAAGAAGCGCGCACTCCTTGGCGGTCGCTACGGCGCTTGCTCTGGCTCGCTCTCTTCGCTTCCGGAGGTCTTGGTCTGTTCGTCATGACCTTCAGAGTCACTGCTGGAAATGATGTTGTTCTCAGTGACCTGGTCATCCAGATCAGCGCTGTTGCTCTGTTCGGCAGCTTGCTCTGGTTCGATCGAACTCGCGAGCCCTGA
- a CDS encoding aspartoacylase produces MPSPRVLVVAGTHGNEINAPWLLEQWQQQPHLIQTHGCEALSVIGNPDAYAKGCRYLDRDLNRSFQPGLLQQVGSERISSSKLDLEVQRAFDLVSRYGPEGIEACGLVIDLHSTTSSMGSSLVVYGRRPADLALAALVQGRLGLPVYLHEADQAQQGFLVESWPCGLVIEVGPVPQMVRHHKILMQTRLALEAVFEACSDVLAGRARYPRQLVVHRHLGSLDLPRSPSGSPDAFVHPQRQGSDWQPMRRGDPLFQKADGSCVAHEGADGQVPLFINEAAYAEKAIALSLTLRESWPLSFEWTEALQAQLLAR; encoded by the coding sequence ATGCCGAGCCCTCGAGTGCTTGTGGTGGCTGGAACCCATGGGAATGAGATCAATGCTCCCTGGCTGTTGGAACAGTGGCAGCAGCAGCCGCATTTGATTCAGACCCACGGATGCGAGGCGCTCTCGGTGATTGGTAATCCCGATGCCTATGCCAAAGGTTGCCGTTATCTTGATCGAGATCTCAATCGTTCCTTCCAGCCTGGTCTTCTTCAGCAGGTTGGTTCAGAGCGGATTTCATCATCCAAGTTGGACCTCGAAGTTCAGCGTGCCTTCGACCTGGTGAGCCGTTATGGCCCGGAAGGCATCGAGGCCTGTGGGTTGGTGATCGATCTCCACAGCACTACGTCTTCGATGGGTAGCTCCCTTGTGGTCTATGGACGTCGGCCTGCTGATTTGGCCTTGGCGGCCCTTGTTCAGGGACGTCTTGGTTTACCGGTTTATCTCCATGAAGCCGATCAGGCTCAGCAGGGATTTCTGGTGGAAAGCTGGCCCTGTGGCCTGGTGATTGAAGTGGGGCCCGTCCCCCAGATGGTGCGTCACCACAAAATCCTGATGCAAACTCGCCTGGCTCTCGAGGCCGTCTTTGAAGCCTGCTCTGATGTGCTGGCGGGTCGAGCCCGCTACCCCAGGCAATTGGTGGTTCATCGCCATCTGGGGAGTCTTGATCTCCCGCGTTCTCCATCCGGTTCCCCCGACGCCTTTGTTCACCCTCAGCGTCAGGGTTCGGATTGGCAGCCCATGAGACGAGGTGATCCGCTCTTTCAGAAGGCAGATGGCAGCTGCGTTGCCCATGAGGGGGCTGATGGACAGGTCCCTCTTTTCATTAATGAAGCGGCCTATGCGGAGAAGGCCATTGCGTTGAGTCTCACTCTCAGAGAGAGCTGGCCTCTGTCTTTTGAATGGACAGAGGCACTTCAAGCGCAGCTCTTAGCGCGGTGA
- a CDS encoding ABC-F family ATP-binding cassette domain-containing protein, with amino-acid sequence MSLISLVDASKDFGIRTLFADLTLHIREGDRLGLIGPNGSGKSTLLKVLAGEEPLGGGERRCSSRLRVELVGQESSVDPGLTVLEQVLAGCGEKRDLLLRFSELSEAVADSPDNAVLLAELGVLSQRMDESEAWSLEQQCQEVLQRLGITDLHSPVEALSGGYRKRVGLASALVACPDVLLLDEPTNHLDAAAVEWLQSWLDRYPGAVVLVTHDRYVLDRVTRRIVEVELGEARSIDGNYSAYLQRKAEQNLADAAGAAKFKSVLRRELAWLRQGPKARSTKQKARLQRIDEMQSAPTKQSRTQLEMASVSRRIGKVAIEAEHLSVSADGNKDGPLLLSDFSYSFSPEDRVGIIGPNGSGKSTLLDLIAGRRQPTGGSLQIGETVHLGYLDQHTDVLSDGKGLDRKVIDFVEEAASTIDLGNEQLSASQLLERFLFPPAQQHSPLSKLSGGERRRLSLCRMLIQAPNVLLLDEPTNDLDVQTLSVLEDLLEDFRGCVVVVSHDRYFLDRTVDRLFCFENGRLQRFEGNYSAFLDHRRDLEKVQSEALAAQESAQRSAKSASKQLSTPANKPKRRSFKESKELERLDSDLPALEQRKQELEQTIASGRGDLSSLSLELAALLDSLHTSEERWLELSELEP; translated from the coding sequence GTGAGCCTGATCAGTCTTGTCGATGCATCTAAAGACTTCGGGATCCGCACGCTGTTTGCCGACCTAACCCTCCACATTCGTGAGGGTGATCGCCTGGGATTAATTGGCCCCAATGGGTCAGGGAAGTCGACCTTGCTGAAAGTGCTTGCCGGGGAGGAGCCGCTTGGGGGAGGAGAACGACGCTGCTCATCGCGGTTAAGGGTCGAGCTTGTGGGCCAGGAGAGCAGCGTGGACCCAGGCCTCACCGTCTTGGAACAGGTGTTGGCAGGGTGCGGAGAGAAACGAGACCTGCTGCTGCGTTTCAGTGAGCTCAGCGAAGCCGTTGCCGACAGTCCGGATAACGCAGTGCTCCTAGCCGAGCTGGGAGTGCTGAGTCAAAGAATGGATGAATCCGAGGCTTGGAGTCTCGAACAACAGTGCCAGGAAGTCCTGCAAAGGCTTGGCATCACTGATCTGCACAGCCCTGTAGAAGCTCTTTCAGGTGGATATCGCAAACGGGTAGGACTGGCATCGGCCCTTGTGGCTTGTCCTGATGTGCTTCTTCTCGATGAGCCCACCAACCACCTCGATGCCGCAGCGGTGGAGTGGTTGCAAAGCTGGCTGGATCGGTATCCAGGAGCGGTCGTCCTCGTTACCCATGACCGCTATGTACTGGATCGCGTGACCCGCAGGATCGTGGAAGTGGAGCTGGGGGAAGCGCGCAGTATTGACGGCAATTACAGCGCTTATTTGCAGCGAAAAGCTGAACAAAATCTCGCCGATGCCGCTGGTGCTGCCAAATTCAAAAGCGTGCTCCGACGCGAATTGGCTTGGTTACGCCAAGGACCAAAGGCACGCAGCACCAAACAAAAAGCGCGGCTGCAACGCATCGACGAGATGCAGAGTGCGCCAACGAAACAGAGTCGCACCCAGCTGGAGATGGCCAGTGTGAGTCGTCGCATTGGAAAGGTAGCGATCGAGGCGGAGCATCTCTCCGTCTCAGCTGACGGCAACAAGGACGGCCCCTTGTTGCTCTCAGACTTCAGTTACAGCTTCAGCCCAGAAGATCGTGTCGGAATCATTGGCCCCAACGGCAGTGGCAAATCAACCCTGCTGGACCTGATCGCGGGACGCCGTCAGCCCACTGGCGGGTCCCTCCAGATTGGAGAAACTGTTCATCTCGGATATCTCGACCAACACACCGATGTCCTCAGCGATGGGAAGGGGTTAGATCGCAAAGTGATCGACTTTGTCGAGGAAGCGGCATCAACCATTGACCTGGGGAATGAGCAACTCAGTGCATCTCAGCTGCTGGAACGCTTTTTGTTCCCACCAGCACAACAACACAGCCCCCTCAGCAAACTCTCTGGTGGAGAACGACGGCGCTTAAGCCTGTGCCGCATGTTGATTCAGGCACCCAATGTGTTGCTGCTCGACGAGCCCACCAATGACTTGGATGTCCAGACCCTGAGTGTGCTGGAAGACCTCCTCGAGGACTTCCGTGGCTGTGTTGTGGTCGTGTCCCACGATCGCTATTTCCTAGACCGCACCGTTGACCGTCTCTTTTGTTTTGAGAACGGACGCCTGCAGCGTTTTGAAGGGAACTACAGCGCATTTCTAGATCACCGTCGTGATCTGGAGAAAGTGCAAAGCGAAGCACTGGCAGCACAGGAAAGCGCCCAACGTTCGGCAAAATCAGCTTCCAAACAGCTCTCAACTCCAGCCAACAAGCCAAAACGGCGCAGCTTTAAAGAATCGAAGGAGCTGGAGCGCCTCGATAGCGATCTCCCCGCCCTGGAGCAGAGAAAACAGGAGCTGGAACAGACCATTGCTAGCGGTAGGGGAGATCTCAGCTCTCTGAGTTTGGAACTCGCCGCTTTATTGGACTCGCTTCATACCAGTGAGGAGCGCTGGCTGGAGCTCAGTGAACTCGAGCCATAA
- a CDS encoding CP12 domain-containing protein: protein MKSIDEHIQKDQSEIEAARASGDEAKVRHLTSELHSLEEYKEHNPEDKHDPTSLELYCDANPDADECRVYDD from the coding sequence ATGAAATCCATCGACGAACACATCCAAAAAGATCAGTCAGAGATTGAAGCGGCTCGTGCTTCAGGCGATGAAGCAAAGGTGCGTCACTTGACTAGTGAGCTTCATTCTCTTGAGGAATACAAGGAGCACAATCCTGAGGACAAGCATGACCCCACCTCACTCGAGCTTTATTGCGATGCAAACCCAGACGCCGACGAGTGCCGCGTCTACGACGACTGA